In Anabaena sphaerica FACHB-251, a genomic segment contains:
- a CDS encoding 2Fe-2S iron-sulfur cluster-binding protein has product MADLCKISFPGSGFEPIILEFNTNLSERLTIQNSPVLFGCRTGICGTCLVEVVGDVLPPQADEQEMLEALAANNPHARLACQVDVIGDVEIRRV; this is encoded by the coding sequence ATGGCTGATTTGTGTAAGATATCGTTTCCAGGAAGTGGTTTTGAGCCGATTATTTTGGAGTTTAATACAAATTTATCTGAACGTTTGACAATTCAAAATTCACCTGTTTTGTTTGGTTGTCGAACTGGTATTTGTGGTACTTGTTTGGTTGAGGTGGTTGGTGATGTTCTTCCTCCCCAAGCTGATGAACAGGAAATGTTGGAGGCTTTAGCAGCTAATAATCCTCATGCGCGGTTAGCTTGTCAGGTTGATGTTATAGGTGATGTGGAGATTCGTAGGGTTTAG
- a CDS encoding P-aminobenzoate N-oxygenase AurF, with protein MTNTIPKLSDIPATYRKLQINHTRNKQQDHTALMDEVVNNFRYENCQNEYWNPEEFSLLYGTPLWEESSQHQRIILNHLYWVAYYSQIVSAEIATIFFNQTSAAGLYAYEDFRLICDTLDLESSQERTHINTFRTIAKQVEQALFGQFIFTYPMRGPFTETMVYADTNALKTWWKKIQLQYFGLISANNTFLACQYFTVRGVRTLNGKLVQHKLSNYYQKHPTQEAAPIPAKISYYHFLDESFHFNSSTIISHDVVTCLAPPTAFERLVANLGLWGCQRDHFHFSAAINGIFWYDPALYEKIYYVLRSPIFEMSYRDAREMMRRCFTEESEGLHRSFLTHQEAMASYQVYVEKLDYLWQRNREMSLMRNNSISRYLATQRRAFQKFEKGEDLGLYHAETQRRREGESFYYG; from the coding sequence ATGACAAATACTATTCCCAAACTTTCAGACATTCCAGCAACTTATCGCAAACTACAAATTAACCACACCCGCAACAAACAACAAGATCATACTGCTTTAATGGATGAAGTAGTTAACAACTTTCGCTATGAAAATTGTCAAAACGAATATTGGAACCCAGAGGAATTTTCTCTTCTATATGGTACACCTTTATGGGAGGAATCTAGCCAACATCAAAGAATTATTTTAAATCATCTTTATTGGGTAGCTTATTATTCTCAAATTGTCTCTGCTGAAATTGCTACTATCTTTTTTAATCAAACCAGTGCAGCCGGACTTTATGCCTATGAAGATTTTCGGTTAATTTGCGATACATTAGATTTAGAATCCTCCCAAGAAAGGACGCACATTAACACCTTCCGCACCATTGCCAAACAAGTTGAACAAGCGTTATTTGGGCAGTTTATCTTTACCTACCCCATGCGCGGACCTTTTACAGAAACGATGGTTTATGCTGATACTAATGCCTTAAAAACTTGGTGGAAAAAAATTCAACTGCAATATTTTGGGCTGATTTCTGCGAATAATACTTTTTTGGCTTGTCAGTATTTTACAGTTCGGGGAGTGCGGACACTAAATGGTAAGTTAGTACAGCATAAACTCAGCAATTATTATCAAAAACATCCCACTCAAGAAGCTGCTCCAATTCCTGCTAAAATATCTTACTATCACTTTCTGGATGAAAGTTTTCATTTCAATAGTTCGACTATTATATCTCACGATGTAGTTACTTGTCTTGCCCCTCCGACTGCTTTTGAGCGACTGGTGGCTAATTTAGGATTGTGGGGATGTCAGCGCGATCATTTTCATTTTTCAGCGGCAATTAATGGGATTTTTTGGTATGATCCGGCGTTGTATGAGAAGATTTATTATGTGTTGCGATCGCCTATTTTTGAGATGAGTTATAGGGATGCTAGGGAAATGATGCGACGCTGTTTTACTGAGGAATCAGAAGGGTTACACCGCAGTTTTTTAACTCATCAGGAAGCAATGGCATCTTATCAGGTGTATGTGGAGAAACTTGATTATCTTTGGCAACGTAATCGGGAAATGTCGCTGATGAGAAATAATTCTATTTCTCGCTATTTGGCTACTCAAAGGAGAGCATTTCAAAAATTTGAAAAAGGAGAAGATTTAGGTTTATATCACGCAGAGACGCAGAGGCGCAGAGAGGGGGAGAGTTTTTATTATGGCTGA
- a CDS encoding alpha/beta fold hydrolase: MSLFCLVHGAFQGAWSWDLLIPYLEGKGHKTLAVDLPIEDASASLSQFADVVIQALPKTDDDIVLVGHSMAGTVIPLVAEAHKVRELVFIGGLIPCPGTSTIDQFSHSFDAHTLKSLNYEIKESSQLEKFDDEPDMFNPVSVGKDFTDEAVLREFFYHDCQPDVMEWALSKGRLQQSMAYIFEINPLNCLPNVDCKYIVCTDDRIISPAWSRYAARKRLGIDAIEVPGGHCPHLSRPAHLASVLTHNTY, encoded by the coding sequence ATGAGTCTTTTTTGTCTAGTTCATGGTGCATTTCAAGGTGCTTGGTCTTGGGATTTGTTGATTCCTTACTTGGAAGGGAAAGGTCATAAAACATTAGCAGTAGATTTGCCAATTGAAGATGCTTCTGCTAGTTTATCGCAATTTGCAGATGTAGTAATTCAAGCTCTGCCAAAAACTGATGATGATATTGTGCTGGTTGGTCACTCAATGGCTGGTACTGTTATCCCCCTTGTTGCAGAAGCCCATAAAGTACGTGAACTGGTATTCATTGGGGGTCTGATTCCATGTCCAGGAACAAGTACAATTGATCAATTTTCTCATAGTTTTGATGCTCATACTCTCAAGTCATTAAATTACGAAATAAAAGAGTCTAGTCAACTCGAAAAATTTGATGATGAACCTGATATGTTTAATCCGGTTTCTGTTGGCAAAGACTTTACTGATGAAGCAGTATTAAGGGAATTTTTCTATCATGATTGTCAACCGGATGTAATGGAATGGGCGCTTTCAAAAGGACGTTTGCAGCAATCAATGGCATATATTTTTGAAATCAATCCCCTGAATTGTTTACCCAATGTAGACTGTAAATATATTGTTTGTACGGATGACCGAATCATTTCTCCTGCATGGTCACGCTACGCTGCACGTAAACGTTTGGGAATTGATGCGATAGAAGTACCGGGAGGACATTGCCCGCACTTGTCTCGTCCTGCTCACCTTGCATCAGTATTAACTCATAATACTTACTAA
- a CDS encoding ferritin-like domain-containing protein has protein sequence MSLKYNIVGFDLPPTDSDHRLRKILTAALPKENNYAPDPRSNYWDAEFFNLHQVKIFQESNIDEQYGILEIANLSLLTESYFIEKAGVGYMAKMVLLADTVEERMLYGLFTADEATHLHQITKFLPQQEVTSTDDPFLKLLSEVVESADKTVLLFVLQVVLEGWGLSHYRSLAKKCRYPVLAEIFDNFLQAESRHHATGTTLFNQMSVSPSSQTIIIEILAQFLLMVQVGPQNLLTAIEQVKGHLTRGQKIQILEEIDTKNHSGTRLKILRSLMSVTSANIILQTLEEQGAFQPLPANKCVY, from the coding sequence ATGAGTTTAAAATATAATATTGTCGGTTTTGACTTACCGCCAACAGATTCAGATCACCGTTTACGAAAGATATTAACAGCAGCATTACCAAAGGAAAATAATTATGCTCCTGATCCCCGATCAAATTATTGGGATGCAGAATTTTTTAACTTACATCAAGTTAAAATTTTTCAAGAATCTAATATTGATGAACAATATGGAATTTTAGAAATTGCCAATCTTAGCTTATTAACAGAATCTTATTTTATTGAGAAAGCCGGTGTTGGCTATATGGCAAAAATGGTACTATTAGCAGACACCGTTGAAGAAAGAATGCTTTACGGACTGTTTACTGCTGATGAAGCTACTCACCTTCACCAAATTACCAAATTTTTACCTCAACAAGAAGTAACCAGCACGGATGATCCGTTTTTAAAACTACTCTCCGAAGTAGTGGAAAGTGCAGATAAAACAGTTTTGTTATTTGTACTGCAAGTAGTTTTAGAAGGATGGGGTTTAAGTCATTATCGCAGTTTAGCGAAAAAATGCCGCTATCCAGTTTTAGCAGAAATTTTTGATAATTTTTTACAAGCCGAATCTCGTCATCATGCTACAGGAACAACATTATTTAATCAAATGTCTGTTTCTCCATCCAGTCAAACAATAATCATCGAAATATTGGCACAGTTTTTGTTAATGGTACAAGTGGGACCCCAAAACCTACTAACAGCAATTGAACAAGTAAAAGGACATTTAACACGTGGGCAAAAAATCCAAATTTTAGAAGAAATAGATACAAAAAATCATAGCGGTACAAGATTAAAAATATTGCGATCGCTCATGAGTGTAACATCAGCAAATATCATCCTTCAAACCTTAGAAGAACAGGGAGCTTTTCAACCACTCCCCGCTAATAAATGTGTGTATTAG
- a CDS encoding aromatic ring-hydroxylating oxygenase subunit alpha: protein MASTNLQSNFNNPTQFIEGWYWALPSKKLKIGKVKAVTLLGRNLAIYRGFSGEVIAVDAYCPHFGAHLAEGKVEGDSIRCFFHNWKYDQRGICVDIPSLEKPLPVCINTWKTAEKYGMIWVWVGEGKPNSLPFVPELEDVDCDYILGTRFIKNCHPNVLLINAIDAHHFNTVHNLPLEIVFTSQNLNPNAITFSNITRGGDDSWFIRLIRPLYRNEVTYSMCYWYGSTGTVTLGPDFLHFYIIFSLQMIEGGKTEGQTILVTPKRPGFLGWFVNPILLWLTQRVGNYFAKGDTQVFQTIQFNLQTPTKADQSILQFIQHVNHQKSLTWGTWETLNDSNIKNLSKSNSELTLMEQEKHEFKI, encoded by the coding sequence ATGGCATCTACCAACCTACAATCAAACTTTAATAATCCTACACAATTTATAGAAGGATGGTACTGGGCATTACCATCAAAAAAATTAAAAATTGGCAAGGTAAAAGCTGTCACATTGCTAGGTAGAAATCTGGCAATTTATCGAGGATTTAGTGGTGAAGTGATAGCGGTGGATGCTTATTGTCCGCATTTTGGCGCACATTTAGCAGAAGGTAAGGTAGAAGGTGATAGTATTCGCTGTTTTTTCCATAATTGGAAATACGATCAGCGCGGAATTTGTGTAGATATTCCTTCCCTTGAAAAACCCCTACCTGTATGTATCAACACTTGGAAAACAGCAGAAAAATACGGCATGATTTGGGTTTGGGTGGGAGAAGGAAAACCCAATTCCCTGCCCTTTGTACCAGAATTAGAAGATGTAGACTGTGATTATATATTGGGAACTCGGTTTATTAAAAATTGCCACCCCAATGTATTACTAATTAATGCGATTGATGCTCACCATTTTAACACGGTACACAATCTACCTTTAGAGATTGTTTTTACTTCTCAAAACCTCAACCCTAACGCTATTACTTTCAGCAATATTACACGGGGAGGGGATGATTCTTGGTTTATTCGTTTGATTCGTCCACTATACCGCAACGAAGTTACTTATAGTATGTGTTATTGGTATGGTAGCACTGGAACTGTAACATTAGGTCCTGATTTTCTGCACTTTTACATTATATTTTCATTGCAAATGATAGAAGGAGGAAAAACCGAAGGACAAACAATTTTAGTAACTCCCAAACGTCCAGGATTCTTAGGATGGTTTGTAAATCCTATTTTGTTATGGTTAACCCAGCGGGTTGGTAATTATTTTGCCAAAGGAGATACTCAAGTATTTCAAACTATTCAATTTAATTTACAAACTCCTACTAAAGCAGATCAATCAATTTTGCAATTTATCCAGCACGTAAATCACCAAAAATCCTTAACTTGGGGAACTTGGGAAACCTTGAATGATTCAAATATTAAAAACCTATCAAAATCCAACAGTGAATTAACTTTAATGGAACAGGAAAAACATGAGTTTAAAATATAA
- a CDS encoding aromatic ring-hydroxylating oxygenase subunit alpha: MQIFNNWDVVIKGWYIACSSEEIPKSKAKSLELCGQKIVIFRGQDGQIRALNAYCPHLGTDLGIGKVDGNLIRCAFHHWAFDETGMCQDIPCQSEIPTKAKVQAYATEEKYGFIWIYPEAKAPENVVDFDELKGKEIISQADTAFTRTCHHHICMMNGIDAQHLRTIHHLDIQMELSLYRSELGTQIDFTMRGQFPQTTWREKLGQKFLGSTYEYSMRYAHGCIGLLTMMKNVRLFPPLYMIYAYTPIARGKTRIQPIYVTEKRPGMMGFLVSKFLLFCTRWAYYMLRDEDGKIYDNIQFNPQLLLKIDQPLAEYMQYVNQLEPSQWSNNRGLV; the protein is encoded by the coding sequence ATGCAAATCTTCAATAATTGGGATGTAGTTATTAAGGGTTGGTATATTGCTTGTTCCAGTGAAGAAATCCCTAAAAGCAAAGCTAAATCTTTAGAATTATGTGGGCAGAAAATTGTTATTTTTAGAGGTCAAGATGGACAAATACGGGCTTTAAATGCTTACTGTCCGCATTTGGGAACAGATTTAGGCATAGGAAAGGTTGATGGTAATTTGATTCGTTGTGCTTTTCATCATTGGGCATTTGATGAAACCGGGATGTGTCAAGATATTCCCTGTCAATCAGAAATTCCTACTAAAGCTAAAGTACAAGCTTACGCAACTGAAGAAAAGTATGGATTTATCTGGATTTATCCTGAAGCAAAAGCACCGGAAAACGTAGTTGATTTTGATGAATTGAAAGGTAAAGAAATTATTTCCCAAGCTGATACGGCATTTACGAGAACTTGTCATCACCATATTTGTATGATGAATGGAATTGATGCCCAACATTTAAGAACAATTCATCATTTAGATATTCAAATGGAACTATCTTTATATCGCAGTGAATTGGGTACACAAATTGATTTTACAATGCGGGGTCAATTTCCCCAAACTACTTGGCGAGAAAAATTAGGTCAAAAATTTCTTGGTTCTACTTATGAGTATTCTATGCGCTATGCTCATGGTTGTATTGGGTTGTTAACAATGATGAAAAATGTCCGGCTTTTTCCGCCACTTTATATGATTTATGCTTATACTCCCATTGCACGTGGAAAAACGCGAATTCAACCAATTTATGTAACAGAAAAACGTCCAGGTATGATGGGATTTTTGGTGAGTAAATTTTTGTTATTTTGTACTCGTTGGGCCTACTATATGCTCAGAGATGAAGATGGTAAAATTTACGACAATATTCAGTTTAATCCTCAGTTGCTGTTGAAGATTGATCAACCATTAGCTGAATATATGCAGTATGTTAACCAGTTAGAACCGTCTCAATGGTCAAATAACAGGGGTTTAGTATAG
- a CDS encoding Mpo1-like protein encodes MSDINSHPQQKLKYRINHQIHDHPFTDYWDIFVLKHQHPINIVLHILGILFFYSLLFLTWKLQNFWLLLGLPLTQLIGLAGHFLFERSHIDKQDAIFSWRASYCLGKMLFRVLMGKYQNDIHKKQEILNNYLAKIYANLQ; translated from the coding sequence ATGAGTGACATCAATTCTCATCCTCAACAAAAGTTGAAATATCGAATTAATCATCAAATTCACGATCATCCATTTACAGACTATTGGGATATTTTTGTTCTTAAACATCAACATCCTATTAATATTGTTCTACACATTCTGGGAATATTATTTTTTTATAGTCTACTTTTTTTAACGTGGAAATTACAAAATTTCTGGTTACTCTTAGGCTTACCATTAACTCAGTTGATAGGATTAGCAGGGCATTTTTTATTTGAACGTAGCCATATTGATAAACAAGATGCTATATTTTCCTGGAGGGCTTCTTATTGTTTGGGTAAAATGTTATTCAGGGTTTTAATGGGTAAATATCAAAACGATATTCATAAAAAGCAGGAAATTTTAAATAATTATCTAGCAAAAATTTATGCAAATCTTCAATAA
- a CDS encoding N-acyl-D-amino-acid deacylase family protein, giving the protein MLDLLIQNGLIFDGLGSAPVRGDIGIENGRIVTISPSINIPAREIVDAANLWVTPGFIDIHTHYDLELEIAPGLSESVCHGVTSVIIGNCSLSVTIGEPQMLADIFQRVETLSHRLIAKWLQKSVSWYTPAEYLQHLQQLPLGPNVAPMFGHSALRAHVMGLERSLKTQPTKFELKIMQRIAADALDAGFIGISIDMFPWHRMSGKWQGDTIPSQHAKLKEYAMLADLCRRRDLVFQVTPNLQKLTSFAEILWMGLGIGKKPLRLTVLSALDAVHDRKLWRIFAPLLFIWNRILNGNVRFQTLTEPFTIFSDGPVTPLFEEFSTGGQLNSCQSRKEREELWKSEIFRRQFRQEWNNKWRRSFHRRLDLMEVVDCPEAIWQGLSFAEIAHQKQQEPLDFFIDALQKYDTDLRWVATGANDRLKPRLAMMQHPYILPGFTDAGAHVRNLGYYDGALSLLKQAVTTGFLSPEVAIYRVTGEPAQWFRLDTGVLKVGAKADIVLLDPQALNQPISPQVQISDPVLDGEYRMVKRGSDEIVQGVFINGVRVVCGGEVSDILGRERVGNVLFPG; this is encoded by the coding sequence ATGCTAGATTTGCTAATTCAAAACGGGTTAATTTTCGATGGTTTAGGTTCTGCACCTGTGCGCGGAGATATTGGCATTGAAAACGGCCGCATTGTCACTATTTCCCCATCAATAAATATCCCAGCCCGTGAAATAGTAGACGCTGCTAATTTATGGGTGACACCTGGATTTATCGACATTCACACCCATTACGATTTAGAGTTAGAAATTGCACCAGGATTGAGTGAATCAGTGTGTCATGGAGTTACTAGCGTCATTATTGGTAACTGTAGTTTATCTGTTACCATCGGTGAACCGCAAATGTTAGCAGATATTTTTCAAAGGGTAGAGACGCTTTCCCATCGGTTGATTGCTAAATGGTTACAAAAATCAGTTTCTTGGTACACTCCAGCAGAATATTTACAGCATTTACAACAGTTACCCCTTGGTCCAAATGTTGCGCCTATGTTTGGACACAGTGCTTTACGCGCTCATGTGATGGGATTAGAACGCAGCTTAAAAACTCAGCCGACAAAATTTGAACTAAAAATTATGCAGCGCATAGCCGCAGATGCTTTAGATGCTGGCTTTATTGGTATTTCTATTGATATGTTTCCGTGGCATCGGATGAGTGGAAAATGGCAAGGTGATACTATTCCCTCTCAACACGCCAAACTTAAAGAATATGCAATGTTAGCAGATTTGTGTAGGCGACGGGATCTAGTCTTTCAAGTTACACCCAACTTACAAAAACTGACTTCCTTCGCAGAGATTTTATGGATGGGTTTAGGCATAGGAAAAAAACCACTGCGGTTAACAGTTCTCTCCGCTTTAGATGCCGTACATGATCGCAAATTGTGGCGAATATTTGCCCCCCTGTTGTTTATTTGGAATCGGATTTTAAATGGTAATGTTCGCTTTCAAACATTAACAGAACCATTCACCATTTTTTCTGATGGACCAGTCACGCCCTTATTTGAAGAATTTTCTACCGGCGGACAACTCAATAGTTGTCAGTCACGAAAGGAACGAGAAGAATTATGGAAGTCAGAAATTTTTCGTCGTCAATTTCGTCAAGAATGGAATAATAAATGGCGTAGATCATTCCATCGTCGGTTAGATTTAATGGAAGTTGTAGACTGTCCGGAAGCAATTTGGCAGGGTTTGAGTTTTGCGGAAATTGCCCATCAAAAACAACAGGAACCACTAGATTTCTTTATTGACGCATTACAAAAATATGACACAGATTTACGTTGGGTAGCCACAGGAGCAAATGATCGCCTCAAACCCCGTTTAGCGATGATGCAGCATCCCTATATTTTACCTGGTTTTACTGATGCTGGCGCTCACGTGCGTAATCTGGGCTATTATGATGGGGCTTTATCTTTGCTCAAACAAGCAGTTACAACCGGCTTCCTTTCACCTGAAGTTGCTATTTACCGAGTTACGGGAGAACCTGCACAATGGTTTCGTTTGGATACGGGAGTTCTCAAAGTTGGTGCGAAAGCAGATATAGTTTTACTTGATCCCCAGGCTTTAAATCAGCCTATTAGTCCGCAGGTGCAGATATCAGATCCAGTTTTGGATGGTGAATATCGAATGGTGAAGCGTGGTTCTGATGAGATTGTACAGGGGGTTTTTATTAATGGGGTTCGGGTTGTTTGTGGGGGTGAGGTGAGTGATATTTTAGGAAGGGAAAGGGTGGGAAATGTTTTGTTTCCTGGTTGA
- a CDS encoding glycosyltransferase, protein MEKNICQTSKNISIYRYRRLKAILVVLIVWGVVSLLHYLPETQWFMVILTIGLTLQTVRMLIAKPAALVIESDTYLSPVSILIPAKNESAVLPDIVDSLGDLNYPSDYLDIWVIDDGSTDETPQVLKKLQTQFPYLQVHRRESKGGKSGALNAVFPFTTGEIILVCDADAKLPANFLRQTVPLFQKQAIGAVQVRKAVSNANTNFLTRCQQMEMNCDSFLQTHRIAIGGMSELRGNGMLISRELLEKCHGWNEDTVTDDLDLCFRLYLAGAEIEFITVPFIQEEGVTTWRKLWLQRRRWAEGGYQRYFDYFPRIITLNWKKEIDLLLFFILQFLLPIGLIPDLVWTIFYSHQLVLFPLQTLLSVILTIAFIAGLYQFQGLRGWSLLWATIQGSFYMVHWIPVMIVTTLKMCVQRERSPWVKTEHRGGNA, encoded by the coding sequence GTGGAAAAAAACATCTGTCAAACCAGTAAAAATATCAGCATTTATCGTTATCGCCGTCTCAAAGCAATTCTAGTAGTTCTCATAGTGTGGGGTGTCGTGAGTTTGCTGCACTATCTACCAGAAACACAATGGTTTATGGTTATTTTAACAATCGGACTAACTCTACAAACGGTCAGAATGCTGATAGCAAAACCTGCCGCTTTAGTGATTGAGAGTGATACTTATTTATCGCCAGTATCGATTTTAATTCCGGCTAAAAATGAAAGTGCAGTTTTGCCCGATATAGTTGACAGTTTAGGCGACTTAAATTATCCGAGTGATTATTTAGATATTTGGGTAATTGATGATGGTAGCACGGATGAAACACCCCAGGTTTTAAAGAAATTACAAACGCAATTTCCTTATTTACAAGTTCATCGACGGGAATCAAAAGGAGGTAAATCAGGAGCTTTAAATGCGGTGTTTCCTTTCACTACAGGGGAGATTATTTTAGTCTGTGATGCGGATGCTAAGTTACCTGCCAATTTTCTCCGGCAAACAGTACCTTTATTCCAGAAGCAAGCTATTGGTGCAGTGCAGGTGAGAAAAGCAGTTTCTAATGCTAATACTAATTTTTTAACCCGTTGCCAGCAGATGGAAATGAACTGTGATAGCTTTCTGCAAACCCATCGGATTGCGATTGGGGGAATGTCAGAACTTCGCGGAAATGGGATGTTAATTAGTCGGGAATTATTAGAAAAGTGCCACGGTTGGAATGAGGATACAGTTACCGATGATTTGGATCTTTGTTTCAGGCTTTATTTAGCAGGTGCAGAGATTGAGTTTATCACAGTTCCATTTATTCAGGAAGAAGGGGTGACAACCTGGCGAAAACTTTGGCTGCAACGCCGTCGTTGGGCTGAAGGTGGCTATCAGCGTTACTTCGATTATTTTCCGCGAATTATAACTTTAAATTGGAAAAAAGAGATTGATTTATTATTGTTTTTTATATTACAATTCTTATTACCAATAGGGTTAATTCCTGATTTGGTTTGGACTATATTCTATAGTCATCAGCTAGTTTTATTTCCCCTCCAGACATTACTAAGCGTCATTCTGACGATTGCTTTTATTGCCGGACTTTATCAATTCCAAGGTTTACGTGGTTGGTCTTTATTGTGGGCAACTATTCAAGGATCATTCTACATGGTGCATTGGATTCCCGTAATGATTGTCACGACCTTAAAAATGTGTGTGCAAAGAGAGCGATCGCCCTGGGTGAAAACTGAGCATCGGGGTGGAAATGCTTGA
- a CDS encoding Ppx/GppA phosphatase family protein gives MLNVVSANWESMPTQVVKQNRMIAAIDIGTNSLHMVIVRIEPTLPSFTMIAKEKETVRLGDRDLETGELKPEVIKKAIACLGRFQELAKSLEAESIIAVATSAVREAPNGRDFLQRVETELGLSVDLISGQEEARRIYLGVLSGMEFNNEPHIIVDIGGGSTELILGDSQEPRSLTSTKVGAVRLTGELITTDPIGDTEFQYLQAYARGMLERSVEEVLTKLQPGESPKLVGTSGTIETLAMIHAKEKMGVVPSTLNGYQFSFQDLRTWVTRLRRMTNVERAAISGMPEKRSEVILAGAVILQEAMTLLDVESVTLCERSLREGVIVDWMLTHGLIDNRLRYQSSIRQRNVLKIAKKYQVNLEHSDDCGGHSQRVAAFALSIFDQTQGQLHNWGKDERQLLWAAAILHNCGHYISHSAHHKHSYYLIRNGELLGYNETEIEIIANLARYHRKSPPKKKHENYRNLLHKEHRQMVCQLSAILRLAVALDRRQIGAVSRVQCEYLPHVHEFKMLIFPSKLGDDCALELWSLDYKKGVFEDEFGLKIVANLVNPGSVNFT, from the coding sequence ATGCTGAATGTAGTTTCTGCTAACTGGGAGAGTATGCCAACTCAAGTAGTTAAGCAAAACCGGATGATTGCGGCCATTGATATCGGCACTAATTCTTTGCACATGGTAATAGTGCGGATTGAACCGACGCTACCATCTTTTACAATGATTGCCAAAGAAAAAGAAACGGTGAGATTAGGCGATCGCGATTTAGAAACTGGAGAATTAAAACCAGAAGTGATCAAAAAAGCGATCGCTTGTTTAGGACGCTTCCAAGAACTGGCCAAAAGTCTAGAAGCAGAAAGCATTATCGCCGTTGCAACCAGCGCCGTCCGGGAAGCCCCCAATGGTAGAGATTTTTTACAGCGAGTAGAAACAGAGTTAGGCTTAAGCGTAGACTTGATTTCTGGTCAAGAAGAAGCGCGACGCATATACTTAGGTGTGCTTTCTGGCATGGAATTTAATAACGAACCGCACATCATTGTTGACATTGGTGGTGGTTCCACAGAATTAATTTTAGGCGACTCCCAAGAACCCCGCAGTCTCACCAGTACCAAAGTAGGTGCAGTGCGACTGACAGGGGAGTTAATCACCACTGACCCCATCGGCGATACTGAGTTTCAATACTTGCAAGCCTACGCACGGGGAATGTTAGAACGTTCTGTAGAAGAGGTGCTTACGAAACTCCAGCCTGGTGAATCTCCCAAATTGGTAGGAACATCGGGGACCATTGAAACCTTAGCCATGATTCATGCTAAAGAAAAGATGGGTGTTGTTCCTTCTACCCTCAACGGTTATCAGTTTAGTTTCCAAGACTTGCGGACATGGGTAACTCGCTTGCGACGCATGACGAATGTAGAACGTGCCGCAATTTCCGGAATGCCAGAAAAGCGGTCTGAAGTGATACTAGCTGGGGCAGTGATATTACAGGAAGCAATGACCCTGTTAGATGTGGAATCAGTTACACTATGTGAGCGTTCCCTGCGGGAAGGTGTGATTGTAGACTGGATGCTGACACATGGTTTAATTGACAACAGACTGCGCTATCAAAGTTCGATTAGACAGCGGAATGTTCTCAAAATTGCCAAAAAATACCAAGTTAACCTAGAACACAGCGATGACTGCGGCGGCCATAGCCAACGCGTTGCTGCATTTGCGCTAAGTATATTTGATCAAACTCAAGGTCAACTGCACAACTGGGGTAAAGACGAAAGGCAATTACTTTGGGCTGCTGCCATTTTACACAACTGCGGTCACTACATCAGCCATTCTGCACATCACAAGCATTCATACTATTTAATTAGAAATGGTGAATTACTTGGTTATAACGAAACAGAGATAGAAATCATTGCCAATTTAGCCCGTTATCATCGCAAATCACCACCTAAGAAAAAGCACGAAAATTACCGCAATTTATTGCATAAAGAACATCGGCAAATGGTCTGCCAACTGAGTGCAATTTTAAGATTAGCAGTTGCTTTAGATAGAAGACAAATCGGCGCAGTTTCTCGCGTGCAGTGTGAATATCTTCCTCATGTGCATGAATTTAAGATGTTAATCTTTCCCTCTAAGTTAGGCGATGATTGTGCCTTAGAACTGTGGAGTTTAGATTACAAAAAAGGAGTATTTGAGGATGAGTTTGGGCTGAAAATAGTAGCTAATTTAGTCAATCCTGGGAGCGTTAATTTTACCTAG